Proteins from a single region of Balaenoptera acutorostrata chromosome 16, mBalAcu1.1, whole genome shotgun sequence:
- the HABP2 gene encoding hyaluronan-binding protein 2, with amino-acid sequence MFARMSDLHVLLLMFLAGKTAFGFSLLSLLTNLDPDWTLDHYEYSQEYYDQEENASSALAHPENPDWYYAEDDPCLSNPCAHGGDCLISGATFTCSCPAPFSGNRCQNVQNKCKNNPCGRGDCLITRSSPYYRCACKHPYRGVDCSTVVPACRPNPCQNGGTCSRHRRRSKFTCTCPDQFKGRFCEIGSDDCYVGDGYSYRGKVSKTVNQHSCLYWNSHLLLKENYNTFMEDAEAHGIGEHNFCRNPDGDKKPWCFFKVNNAKVKWEYCDVPACSELDVANPEGSLTEPLTKLPEFDSCGRTEIAERKVKRIYGGFKSTAGKHPWQASLQTSLRLTISMPQGHFCGGTLIHPCWVLTAAHCTDLKAKYLKVVLGDQDLKKTEFHEQSFGVEKIFKYSHYDERDDIPYNDIALLKLKPVDGQCALESKYVKTVCLPDGPFPPGTECHISGWGVTETGEGSHQLLDAKVKLISNTVCNSRQLYDHMIDDSMICAGNLQKPGQDSCQGDSGGPLTCEKDGTYYVYGIVSWGLECGKKPGVYTQVTKFLTWIKATMEREASF; translated from the exons ATTGGACTCTCGATCACTATGAGTACAGCCAAGAGTATTATGACCAGGAAGAGAACGCCAGCAGTGCTCTTGCCCATCCCGAGAACCCTGACTGGTACTACGCAGAGGACG ATCCGTGCCTGTCCAACCCCTGTGCACATGGTGGGGACTGCCTCATCAGCGGGGCCACATTCACCTGCAGCTGTCCAGCCCCTTTCTCTGGAAACAGGTGTCAGAATG TGCAAAACAAATGCAAGAACAACCCATGTGGCCGAGGAGACTGTCTCATTACTCGGAGTTCTCCTTACTACCGCTGTGCCTGTAAACACCCTTACAGGGGTGTAGACTGCTCCACAG TGGTTCCTGCATGCAGGCCAAATCCCTGTCAAAATGGCGGCACCTGCTCCCGGCATAGGCGGAGATCCAAGTTCACCTGTACCTGTCCTGACCAGTTCAAGGGGAGATTCTGTGAAATAG GTTCTGATGACTGCTATGTTGGTGATGGCTACTCTTACCGAGGGAAAGTGAGTAAGACAGTCAACCAGCACTCATGCCTTTACTGGAACTCCCACCTCCTCTTGAAGGAGAATTACAACACGTTTATGGAGGATGCTGAGGCCCATGGGATTGGGGAGCATAACTTCTGCAG aaacccAGATGGAGACAAAAAGCCCTGGTGTTTCTTTAAAGTAAACAATGCAAAGGTGAAATGGGAGTACTGTGATGTCCCCGCCTGCTCAGAACTAG ATGTTGCCAACCCAGAGGGAAGCCTCACGGAGCCGCTGACCAAACTTCCCGAGTTTGACTCATGCGGGAGGACTGAGATAGCAGAGAGGAAGGTCAAGAGGATCTACGGCGGCTTTAAGAGCACAGCGGGCAAGCACCCATGGCAGGCGTCCCTGCAGACCTCGTTGCGACTGACCATCTCCATGCCCCAGGGCCATTTCTGTGGGGGGACACTGATCCACCCCTGCTGGGTGCTGACTGCCGCCCACTGCACCGA CTTAAAAGCCAAATATCTAAAAGTGGTGCTAGGGGACCAGGACCTGAAGAAGACAGAATTCCACGAGCAGAGCTTTGGGGTGGAGAAGATATTCAAGTACAGCCACTATGACGAAAGAGACGACATTCCCTACAACGACATTG CTTTGCTCAAGCTAAAGCCAGTGGATGGTCAGTGTGCTCTGGAATCCAAATATGTGAAAACTGTATGTTTGCCTGATGGTCCCTTTCCTCCTGGGACTGAGTGTCACATCTCCGGCTGGGGTGTTACAGAAACAG GAGAAGGGTCCCACCAGCTCCTGGATGCCAAAGTCAAGCTGATCAGCAACACCGTGTGCAACTCCCGCCAACTCTATGACCACATGATCGATGACAGTATGATTTGTGCAGGAAACCTCCAGAAGCCTGGGCAAGACTCCTGCCAG GGTGACTCTGGAGGCCCTCTGACCTGTGAGAAGGATGGTACCTACTACGTCTATGGGATCGTGAGCTGGGGCCTGGAGTGTGGGAAGAAGCCAGGAGTCTACACCCAAGTGACCAAATTCCTGACTTGGATCAAAGCCACCATGGAAAGGGAGGCTAGCTTTTGA